The segment AGTTAGAAGAATAGGGATTTTGTATCTTCTAATGTTAAGGATACTTAACAAATAAAGTATAAAACCCGTAATAATTGCCACATGTAATCCTGATACGGAAATAATATGTGAAATTCCGGTTGACCTAAATTGTTTCAAAGTCTCATCGTCAAGAAAATTATCTCCTAAAAAAATCGATATAACAAACTTAGCATCTTTTTCTGGCATTGAATTTATATAATTAACTTCTATTTTTTGCTTTGCAGCATATACAACCCTTTCAATAAAATTTAAATTACCTTTGCCTATAATATCAACGGCATACCCCTCTACTCTCATGACTGCATAAATTCCTTTTTTCTTTAAAAAGAGCTTGTAGTCAAAACCTCCTGGATTTGTAGCTTTTTGGGGAATTGAAATTATCCCTCTTATACTTACAATATCTCCTTCAGAAGGATATTTACCACTATATTGAGTAACCAATACTTTAGGCAAATTAGTCGGTTTAACTATGTATTTAGCATATCCCTCATATTCTTTTATCTCATACACCTTGCCATTTATAGTTATAAATTTATCTTCAAACTTTAGATAAGGATTGGGAGAATTAAGAACATTACCACTTAAAATTGCACCTACAAAAATAAAAAAAATTAAGAGAAGTAAACTGACATTTTTATTTTTCAAATACCACCACAAGGAAATAGCTACTGAAATTGCTAATAAAATCAAAAAAGCAAAAGAATGAAAAACATATCTTCCAATTATTATTCCTAACGAAAGAGCTACAGTAAGATATAAAAATGGAAATTCCATTTTATATCACATAAACTTCAAAATCTTTTGCAATTTCTGTATTCTCAAAGACCTTAATTGCTTCATCGTAATAATCCTTGATAGAAATAAGCGGTGACAAATGGGTTAAAACTAATCTTTGACACTCAGCTTTCTTAGCAATTTCAGCCGCTTGTGTAGCAGTCAAATGAGGTCCTTGCATTCCTGTCAAGAAATTTCCATCACATAGGAATAAATCAGCTTTATTTGCAAAAGATATTAAATCCTCATTATAAGTGGTATCACCACTATATACAAAGGTTTTCTCACCCTTTTTCATCTTCACAGCATAAGTCTCTACAGGATGCGTCATCTTTTTAAAAGAAATATCTATACCTTCTAAATTTAATATAGTTTCTTCATTTACAATGTGTAAATTAAAAACATCTTTAAACTTAAAATCTTCAAAAACATTTTCTGGTGTTTGTGGACAATATACCTTTACAGGTTCAGTTATCATGCCTCTTGACTTCATAATATCAAGAGCATATCTTAAAACCATCATATCTGCCACATGGTCAGAGTGCAAATGAGACAAAACTATGTATTTTAATTTATTCAAGTCGTAATACCTTTGGTATCTGCTTATTACTCCACTGCCACAATCAAGTAAAATATGAGTATTTTCCTCTTCTACTAAATATCCGGAAGTAGCCCCATAAGGTCCAGGAAAAGGTCCATGATATCCTAAAACTGTGACTTTCATCATAAATTTTCGCCTGGTTACCTAAACTGTACAAAACTGTACAGTTCAGATAGCTGGGGTACTTGTAGTCCGCCCTTCAGACTTTCCCAGCCCCAGCAGGCGGTATTTGGGAAAGTCATAGCCCCTGCCCCAAGAAGCAGGAACTTGCGCCCTTAAGGGCCTCCCCACTTACCCTGAATTAATAATTCCCTCAGGGCAGAGAAGTCTCTTTTTACCTTCTCAGGGGAGAGTGGAGTTACCACCGCTACCTTGAGAACTCGCCAGAAATTATAGGCACTAAAACTTGTTCCATCCAGAGGTCCTAGCACCCTTCCTGGCTCACTCTCAAGGCTTTGTAAAAATTCTATTGCTTTCTTTATCTCTCTTAAATGTTTTTCCTTTAAATATATGTTTCTGACTGTTTTCTTTACATGCTCTTTTAATTCTTCTAATTCATCTACAGTCAATGTATTGAGAAACTTTATATAATTATCTGGTATCTTTTCTTGCAGTCCCAACCCTCTTCTTGCTATTACATAGGCCGCTGCTATATCTTTCGTTATCATATACTGCGGTGCATATTTTAACATCCCTATTATTGAGGTGTAATAAGGATTGACTTCTATTACTTCTATCCCTTCTCTTTTTGCTAGTGTTTTTATTTTTGAAAGAAGTGATTTATAGCT is part of the Thermoanaerobacter uzonensis DSM 18761 genome and harbors:
- a CDS encoding MBL fold metallo-hydrolase; translation: MKVTVLGYHGPFPGPYGATSGYLVEEENTHILLDCGSGVISRYQRYYDLNKLKYIVLSHLHSDHVADMMVLRYALDIMKSRGMITEPVKVYCPQTPENVFEDFKFKDVFNLHIVNEETILNLEGIDISFKKMTHPVETYAVKMKKGEKTFVYSGDTTYNEDLISFANKADLFLCDGNFLTGMQGPHLTATQAAEIAKKAECQRLVLTHLSPLISIKDYYDEAIKVFENTEIAKDFEVYVI